One Staphylococcus simiae genomic region harbors:
- a CDS encoding Tex family protein gives MDNNLIQSIIEKYQFSKKQIEAVLSLLEEKNTVPFIARYRKEQTGGLDEVEIKQIDDEYQYIVNLQKRKEEVIKNIEQQGLLTDDLRQDILKQTKLQRVEDLYRPFKQKKKTRATEAKRKGLEPFAKWIRQAKHEVDINDKAQQFFNEEVTTVDEAVRGAQDIIAEQISDNPKYRTKILKDMYHQGSIVTTKKKNAEDEKGIFEMYYNYSEPIKKIANHRVLAVNRGEKEKILTVKFDFDTTQIEALITKQEIIQDNPYQDYIIEAIRDSLKRLIIPSIEREIQSDLTEKAEHHAILVFSENLRNLLLQPPMKGKQILGVDPAFRTGCKLAVINPFGTFVAKGVIYPHPPVSKIEAAEKTFVNMVRDYDVQLIAIGNGTASRETEQFVADIIKKHELPVQFIIVNEAGASVYSASEVARDEFPDFQVEERSAVSIGRRVQDPLSELVKIDPKSIGVGQYQHDVNQKELENALIFVVETAVNQVGVDVNTASQSLLQYVSGLSPQIAKNIITYREENGAIKHNKEISKIKRLGAKTFEQSIGFLRIVEGTEPLDNTSIHPESYKTTYQLLDKLGFNGTDIGTDALKDKLNKLNIDDLVQELDIGIPTLEDIIKSLKAPNRDPRDEYETPILKSDVLSIEDLKEGMKLSGTVRNVVDFGAFVDIGVKQDGLVHVSKLSKKFVKNPMDIVSVGDIVDVWILSIDRDKDKVALTMIDPHE, from the coding sequence ATGGATAATAATTTGATTCAATCTATAATAGAAAAGTATCAATTTAGTAAGAAACAAATAGAAGCAGTGCTAAGTTTATTAGAAGAAAAAAATACTGTACCCTTTATTGCTCGTTATAGAAAAGAGCAAACAGGTGGATTAGATGAAGTTGAAATTAAACAAATTGATGATGAATATCAATACATAGTTAACCTACAAAAACGTAAAGAAGAAGTCATTAAGAATATTGAACAACAAGGTCTATTAACTGATGACTTAAGACAAGATATTTTAAAACAAACAAAGCTACAACGTGTTGAAGATTTATATAGACCATTCAAGCAAAAGAAAAAGACAAGAGCGACTGAAGCTAAACGTAAAGGTTTGGAACCTTTTGCTAAATGGATAAGACAAGCGAAACACGAAGTGGATATTAACGATAAAGCACAACAGTTTTTTAATGAAGAAGTTACTACTGTTGATGAAGCGGTAAGAGGAGCACAAGACATTATCGCTGAACAAATATCAGATAATCCCAAATATAGAACTAAAATATTAAAAGATATGTATCACCAAGGATCTATTGTCACAACTAAAAAGAAAAACGCTGAAGATGAAAAAGGCATTTTTGAAATGTATTACAATTATAGTGAACCTATTAAAAAAATTGCGAATCATCGTGTATTAGCAGTCAATCGCGGTGAAAAAGAGAAAATATTAACGGTTAAGTTTGATTTTGATACAACACAGATAGAAGCATTAATTACCAAACAAGAAATAATTCAAGATAATCCTTACCAAGATTATATTATTGAAGCTATAAGAGATAGTTTAAAACGTTTAATTATACCTTCGATTGAAAGAGAAATTCAGAGTGATTTGACGGAAAAAGCTGAGCATCATGCCATTTTGGTGTTTAGTGAAAATTTAAGAAATTTACTTTTACAACCACCAATGAAGGGAAAACAAATATTAGGGGTCGATCCTGCATTTAGAACAGGTTGTAAATTAGCTGTTATCAATCCGTTCGGAACTTTTGTTGCTAAAGGTGTGATCTATCCGCACCCACCAGTATCAAAAATTGAGGCCGCAGAAAAAACATTTGTCAATATGGTTCGAGATTATGATGTACAATTAATTGCAATAGGAAATGGAACAGCAAGTCGTGAAACTGAACAATTTGTGGCAGACATTATTAAGAAACATGAATTACCAGTACAATTTATTATTGTCAATGAAGCAGGAGCATCAGTTTATTCAGCTTCTGAAGTTGCAAGAGATGAATTTCCTGATTTTCAAGTTGAAGAGCGTAGTGCAGTATCCATCGGGCGACGCGTACAAGACCCACTTAGTGAACTAGTTAAAATTGATCCGAAATCAATAGGTGTTGGTCAATATCAACATGATGTTAATCAAAAAGAATTAGAAAATGCTTTAATATTTGTCGTAGAAACTGCGGTTAACCAAGTTGGTGTTGATGTGAATACAGCTTCACAATCATTATTACAATATGTATCAGGACTAAGTCCTCAAATTGCTAAAAATATTATTACTTATAGAGAAGAAAACGGTGCAATAAAACATAACAAAGAAATTAGCAAAATTAAACGATTAGGTGCCAAGACGTTTGAACAAAGTATTGGCTTTTTAAGAATAGTAGAAGGTACAGAACCATTAGATAATACATCCATTCATCCAGAAAGTTATAAAACGACGTATCAGTTATTAGATAAACTAGGATTTAATGGTACTGATATTGGAACAGATGCGTTAAAAGATAAATTAAATAAATTAAACATTGATGATTTAGTTCAAGAGTTGGATATAGGCATACCGACATTGGAAGACATTATTAAATCTTTAAAAGCACCAAATAGAGACCCTAGGGATGAATACGAAACACCAATCCTTAAATCAGATGTGTTATCAATTGAAGATTTAAAAGAAGGTATGAAATTAAGTGGGACAGTTCGCAACGTTGTAGACTTTGGTGCTTTTGTGGATATTGGTGTTAAACAAGATGGTTTAGTACATGTTTCAAAATTATCCAAGAAATTTGTCAAAAATCCTATGGATATAGTTAGTGTTGGAGATATTGTGGATGTTTGGATACTTTCTATAGATAGAGATAAAGATAAAGTCGCACTAACAATGATTGATCCACATGAATAA
- a CDS encoding anti-sigma factor antagonist: MNLNIETVTYDDYYEVKVGGELDVYTVPELEEVLTPMRQDGSRDIRVNLVNVTYMDSTGLGLFVGTLKALNQHDKELYILGVSDRIGRLFDITGLKDLMHVNEGTEVE; this comes from the coding sequence ATGAATTTAAATATAGAAACTGTCACTTATGATGATTATTATGAAGTCAAAGTAGGTGGAGAATTGGATGTTTATACAGTACCTGAATTAGAAGAGGTACTAACACCAATGCGACAAGATGGTTCACGTGATATTCGTGTTAACCTAGTAAATGTTACTTACATGGATTCAACAGGATTAGGACTTTTTGTAGGGACATTAAAAGCGTTAAATCAACATGATAAAGAATTGTACATTTTAGGTGTATCAGATCGTATCGGAAGATTGTTTGATATCACTGGATTGAAAGATTTAATGCATGTTAATGAAGGAACGGAGGTTGAGTAA
- a CDS encoding SprT family protein: MNNDDLQLLTERLSIDNFGLAFNHKVYFNKRLRTTGGRYLLTSHNIEINPKQYQHFGEEDVKKIILHELCHYHLHIAGRGYQHKDRDFKILSQQVGAPRFCNRIQSYEQRANYEYQCTKCHTQYLRIRKVDTKRMRCGKCNGKLKMTKLFHK; encoded by the coding sequence ATGAATAATGATGATCTGCAGTTATTAACTGAAAGATTATCAATAGATAACTTTGGTCTCGCTTTTAATCATAAAGTGTATTTTAATAAGCGTTTAAGAACTACTGGTGGACGTTATTTATTAACATCTCATAATATAGAGATAAATCCAAAGCAATATCAGCATTTTGGGGAAGAAGATGTTAAAAAGATTATTTTACATGAGTTGTGTCATTATCACTTGCATATTGCAGGTAGAGGATATCAACATAAAGACAGAGACTTTAAAATATTAAGTCAACAAGTAGGCGCACCAAGATTTTGTAATAGAATACAAAGTTATGAACAGCGCGCTAATTATGAATATCAATGCACAAAATGCCATACTCAATATTTACGTATTAGAAAAGTGGATACTAAACGAATGAGATGTGGTAAATGTAATGGTAAATTGAAAATGACTAAACTTTTCCATAAATAA
- the sigB gene encoding RNA polymerase sigma factor SigB codes for MAKESKSANEVSPEQINQWIKEHQENSNSEAQDKLVRHYQKLIESLAYKYSKGQSHHEDLVQVGMVGLIGAINRFDMSFERKFEAFLVPTVIGEIKRYLRDKTWSVHVPRRIKEIGPRIKKVSDELTAELERSPSISEIAARLEVSDEEVLEAMEMGQSYNALSVDHSIEADKDGSTVTLLDIMGQQDDNYDLTEKRMILERILPILSEREREIIQCTFIEGLSQKETGERIGLSQMHVSRLQRTAIKKLQNAANQ; via the coding sequence ATGGCGAAAGAGTCGAAATCAGCTAATGAAGTTTCACCTGAACAAATTAACCAATGGATTAAAGAACACCAAGAGAATTCGAATAGTGAAGCACAAGATAAATTAGTTAGACATTATCAAAAACTGATTGAATCTTTAGCATACAAATATTCAAAAGGGCAATCACATCATGAAGATTTAGTTCAAGTTGGTATGGTTGGTTTAATAGGTGCCATCAATAGATTCGATATGTCCTTTGAACGGAAATTTGAAGCCTTTTTAGTACCAACTGTAATCGGTGAAATCAAAAGATATTTAAGGGATAAAACATGGAGTGTTCATGTACCAAGAAGAATTAAAGAAATTGGGCCAAGAATTAAAAAGGTTAGTGATGAATTAACAGCAGAGTTAGAAAGGTCTCCATCAATTAGTGAAATTGCTGCTAGATTGGAAGTTTCAGATGAAGAAGTTCTAGAAGCTATGGAGATGGGGCAAAGTTATAATGCTTTAAGTGTCGATCATTCCATAGAAGCAGACAAAGACGGTTCTACTGTAACGTTGTTAGATATTATGGGTCAGCAAGATGATAACTATGATTTAACAGAAAAACGTATGATATTAGAACGAATATTACCTATTCTATCCGAAAGAGAACGAGAAATTATTCAATGTACATTTATTGAAGGTTTGAGTCAAAAAGAAACTGGTGAACGTATCGGTTTAAGCCAAATGCATGTTTCTAGATTACAAAGGACAGCCATCAAAAAATTACAAAATGCAGCTAATCAATAA
- the rsbW gene encoding anti-sigma B factor RsbW — protein MQSKEDFIEMRLPASAEYVSLIRLTLSGVFTRAGASYDDIEDAKIAVSEAVTNAVKHAYKEKKEVGMINLYFDILDDRIKIIISDQGDSFDYEATKTQIGPYDENESIDFLREGGLGLFLIESLMDEVTVYKESGVTISMTKYIKKEQVRNNGERVEIS, from the coding sequence ATGCAATCAAAAGAAGATTTTATTGAAATGCGTCTTCCGGCCTCAGCAGAATATGTTAGTTTGATTCGCTTAACTTTATCTGGTGTATTTACAAGAGCTGGTGCATCATATGACGATATTGAAGATGCTAAAATTGCAGTAAGTGAAGCTGTAACAAATGCTGTTAAACATGCATATAAAGAGAAGAAAGAAGTTGGCATGATTAATTTGTATTTTGATATTTTAGATGATCGTATTAAAATTATTATTTCTGATCAAGGTGACAGTTTTGATTATGAAGCAACTAAAACACAAATTGGACCTTATGATGAAAATGAAAGTATTGATTTTCTTCGTGAAGGTGGCTTAGGCTTGTTTTTAATTGAATCATTGATGGATGAAGTGACAGTTTATAAAGAATCTGGTGTTACGATTAGTATGACTAAGTATATAAAAAAAGAGCAGGTGCGAAATAATGGCGAAAGAGTCGAAATCAGCTAA